The Candidatus Bathyarchaeia archaeon genome includes the window GCTATGCTCTCCAGAGAGGCGAAAATTGGCGAGACCTTGGAGGGAGCCTCGCTACTCCGAAAGGCTTCGACTGTCGGCATTAGGCTCCTGATCTGGTCTATCTCATTGTTGACATTTCGTGAGTCCCGAGCCGTAGCAACGATCATCGAAGTGCCGTTCACCATACCGATCATTTGTTGCGCGACCCTATGGGGTATGATAACAGAGTAGTCCATCCAGCTGTTGGTAAGGTATATCCCAGAAACCCTGTACGTTGCTCCATTGAGCTGTGTGGTATCTCCAGCGCTTTTTCCGACAGTGGCAGCTAGCGCTTTCCCCATTGCGAGCATTCCGGTCTGGTTGGAAGTTATCATAATGCCATCAACCATGCTATAGTTGAGAAGAGAGTGTAGTTGCGCGGGAACTACACCCGCGGCGAGTGCTTCAGCCGATTCAACTGTCAATAATGCGAGCGTGACTGGCGTCGCGAAAGAAATCCCTGGGATTTCCTTGACTATCCCAGCGTAGGACTCAGGAATCTTGCTAAGTAGGGGATAGGAGGCGCCCTTGCTCCACACGTCAATTTCTCCACCGAGTGAGGACACGGTTCCAGACAAGTTCACTTCCAGAGTTGAAACGAGAGACTGGACCGTGACGTACGTAAGGATGAGAGCTGCTAACCCGACAATTGTAAGGATAGTGCGCGTTCTGCGGCTGGCGAGGCCTTTGGCTGTGAAGCGGAGGAGGCCGAAGGAGGTCAAACCGACTCTGACCCTGACCAACCTTGCATGGCCTTAATGGGGCGAGTCAGACACTCGCTGGGCTTCCAGAAATGGGGGAAGGGGAGGCTGGTGTTGGGAGGAGGCTAGACGTGCCATGTTTTCGTTTCTTTGTCAGGAAAATTCCTCCAATAATGGCAATCGCAGCGATCAGGCCAGCAAGACCGATGTAAAGGAAAGTCGGCTGGCTAGCCGGTTGGGTAGTTGGCGGAGGTTGACTAGAAGCGGGTTTGGCGAACACTGCGAAAAGGCTGAAGTGGTTGACCGTTCCCTCAACGTAATTCTGGTTACTATTCACGGATACATTGGTTAGGGGGATCCAGCTTGCACCGTTCCAATAATACGGAGCGATCGTACTAGTGTTCAGACCCTGAATCTGGCTAGGTGTGTAATAGAATCGAACCCGAGCATTTAGAGTGATGGAAATGTTGGCGTTAACTTGCGTGTATATTCCTAAAGCCGAAAGTCCGGTCGGAGGGGGTCCACCTGGATTCAATCCTAGCTGAATTACCTGAACTGCAATTGGCGTGGACACGTTGAGGAAGACAGAGGTCTTGATTCCTGGAACGTACTGGGTCCCATTCAAAAGCAAGTTTGTTCCTGAGGCAAGGTTGGGGAAGAGCCAGCTGTTGCCCCCTTGAATGAAGTAGACGTAGTCGTTGCCATTGTTGTCTTGCAGGCCACCGTTTCCAAGGCTGTCTATTGATCTGATACGATAAAACACGGCAGCGCCGGGACCTATTGGAGGAATTGTGACGTTGTAAATGTCTCCAAAGAATGGTTGTTGGACAGGCACGTTTTGTCCTTTTGCGTAAGAGCCGAATAGCGGTGTCATCGGCACAGACGTCCACGTGAGTCTATCGGTTGAATATTCTATGTTAACTGAGCTTACCCCGCTGCCGTCATAAACTTGCGTCCAAACGTGGACTCGGTCACTGGAAGTCGGAGCGAACGGGCTGGACCAAGGAATACTGGCAGTCGGAGGAGTCGTATCTGTGGCCGTTACCAGCGCAGCACTCGACGCAGAAATTTGCGCTACCTGACTGCTGGCCGTTGACCCTGGCGGACTGTATTGATAGTCAATCAACAGCCCATAGACGGGGTAACTGCCTCCTGCTCTCGTTTGAATTCCAATTCTGAAATTAATGCTCTGGCCCGCTCCGAGGCTATACGGCCAGCCGGTGAAGTAGCTTCCATAGCTTGTCTCGGGGGAGGATGGTCCTGTTGGGTTGAACAATGGGCTGTAAGCTTGGAGACTGTATGAGAAGTTCGTCACGTTGGAAGCTCCCGTGTTCGTCACAGTTAGAATTACGAGATTAGTTGCGCCTGCCGAGACTTGTGAGGTGAGCGGGGAAATGATGACTCTCAGACTTGGGTTGAAGCCCGCGATTGTTGGGTCGTAGATTGGCACGGCCTGACTGAAACCGCTCTGGAAGCCCTTGGTGCTAGATTGATTGTAGGAGACAGATCCGGAGAAAGAGTATGTGAATACTCCACTGGAGAAGTATAAGGTTGCCACGGTGGCGGTTGCCGTAAAGTTAACCGTCTGAGATGCCCC containing:
- a CDS encoding FtsX-like permease family protein, translating into MVRVRVGLTSFGLLRFTAKGLASRRTRTILTIVGLAALILTYVTVQSLVSTLEVNLSGTVSSLGGEIDVWSKGASYPLLSKIPESYAGIVKEIPGISFATPVTLALLTVESAEALAAGVVPAQLHSLLNYSMVDGIMITSNQTGMLAMGKALAATVGKSAGDTTQLNGATYRVSGIYLTNSWMDYSVIIPHRVAQQMIGMVNGTSMIVATARDSRNVNNEIDQIRSLMPTVEAFRSSEAPSKVSPIFASLESIASDITAIVTLGVVLGMMNSNLNNLRERMRAFAIFKATGASYNQIVKLVLYESLLLGALGTTVGLGISYAAIQFISIPIVQNVSVGIILVPSTFLFAVLLAFSVSFVASIYPALRIARVRPQEVFRFG